In Streptomyces sp. RFCAC02, the following proteins share a genomic window:
- a CDS encoding dihydrodipicolinate synthase family protein, translated as MSPTVPPAGVIPPVCTPLTPDGAVDTSSLVRLVDHLTDAGVDGLFVLGSTSEAAFLTDAQRRTVVETVTRHVAGRVPVLAGVIDMTTPRVLDHVRAVLAAGADAVVATAPFYARTHPAEIDRHFRLLSREAGAPVIAYDLPVSVHTKLSAGTVLALAADGAVAGLKDSSGDLGTLREIIMAAPPGFAVLTGSEVAVDAALLMGATGVVPGLGNVDPDGYVRLVRHCAEGRWAEARAEQDRLAALYGLVHVGASTRMGRGSSALGAFKAALRLRGVIDHATLAEPQIPLSDEEVARVARHLAAAGLL; from the coding sequence ATGTCCCCGACCGTCCCGCCGGCCGGCGTGATCCCGCCCGTCTGCACCCCCCTGACCCCCGACGGCGCCGTGGACACCTCGTCACTGGTCCGGCTGGTCGACCACCTGACGGACGCCGGGGTGGACGGCCTGTTCGTCCTCGGCTCCACCTCGGAGGCCGCGTTCCTCACCGACGCGCAGCGCCGCACGGTCGTGGAGACGGTCACCCGCCACGTCGCGGGCCGCGTGCCCGTCCTCGCGGGCGTCATCGACATGACGACGCCCCGCGTCCTCGACCACGTCCGCGCCGTCCTGGCCGCCGGCGCCGACGCGGTGGTGGCGACCGCGCCGTTCTACGCCAGGACGCACCCCGCCGAGATCGACCGGCACTTCCGGCTGCTGTCCCGCGAGGCCGGGGCGCCGGTCATCGCCTACGACCTGCCCGTGTCCGTGCACACGAAGCTGAGCGCCGGCACCGTCCTCGCCCTGGCCGCCGACGGCGCCGTCGCGGGACTGAAGGACTCAAGCGGCGACCTGGGCACCCTGCGCGAGATCATCATGGCCGCGCCGCCCGGCTTCGCCGTCCTGACCGGCTCGGAGGTCGCCGTGGACGCGGCCCTGCTGATGGGCGCCACCGGCGTCGTGCCCGGCCTCGGGAACGTCGACCCCGACGGCTACGTCCGGCTCGTCCGCCACTGCGCGGAGGGCCGCTGGGCGGAGGCCCGCGCCGAGCAGGACCGGCTCGCCGCGCTGTACGGCCTCGTGCACGTCGGCGCGTCCACCCGGATGGGCCGCGGCTCGTCGGCCCTCGGCGCGTTCAAGGCGGCGCTGCGGCTGCGCGGCGTGATCGACCACGCCACGCTCGCCGAACCGCAGATCCCGCTGTCCGACGAGGAGGTCGCGCGGGTCGCGCGGCACCTGGCGGCCGCCGGCCTGCTGTGA
- a CDS encoding maleylpyruvate isomerase N-terminal domain-containing protein, with the protein MNDTVACYGRALDGVGDVVARVPADRWRRPSPCPGWTGPHVIGYLIDGQRQVASLISGQGPRQPLADPAGAVTGDPAAAWAGTAVAVRELLTAVDPGVTVPAHQDGMTVERSLAMAAELGVPLDEEAVNVCLTAIEPVAGRFAATGMYAPAVPIAGHVTPQRRLLALLGRDAG; encoded by the coding sequence GTGAACGACACCGTCGCGTGCTACGGGCGCGCCCTGGACGGCGTGGGCGACGTGGTCGCGCGCGTCCCGGCCGACCGCTGGCGCCGGCCCTCGCCGTGCCCCGGCTGGACCGGCCCGCACGTCATCGGGTACCTGATCGACGGACAGCGGCAGGTCGCCTCCCTGATCTCCGGGCAGGGACCGCGACAGCCGCTCGCGGACCCGGCCGGGGCCGTCACGGGCGACCCGGCCGCGGCCTGGGCCGGCACGGCGGTGGCGGTGCGGGAGCTGCTGACGGCCGTCGATCCCGGCGTCACCGTCCCCGCCCACCAGGACGGGATGACGGTCGAGCGGAGCCTCGCCATGGCGGCGGAACTCGGCGTGCCCCTGGACGAGGAGGCGGTGAACGTGTGCCTGACCGCCATCGAACCGGTCGCCGGGCGGTTCGCGGCCACGGGCATGTACGCGCCCGCCGTCCCGATCGCCGGGCACGTCACGCCGCAGCGGCGGCTGCTCGCCCTCCTGGGCCGGGACGCCGGCTGA
- a CDS encoding tyrosinase family protein → MTVSRRSLLLAGGAAALGAGLPRASVAVSGETPLRRDVATLIDPATGAWDPALHWYAKAVGWMKRQPVDRWDSWLFQAYTHGKPEAAPDDPPEWRQCPHGSPLFLPWHRWYVLRFERIVRRVIVEEFGRDDQAAWALPYWNYAHLGPDGDPGGSAGSRRVPLAFRQPYLPAAHGDAPEPNPLHLPSGDPAGRCLRDDEAMGWDIVAPDRAMAEPAFGPDEEGTDPRAGFSATLELYPHGLVHDAVGGLLGAVPTAAQDPLFWLHHANVDRLWAAWLARPGHTLPEGQHWPGERPDHTGGTGRLPYLLRDEYGRRHLLTGPVFAFPDDAYRYDSLTDGTGTGAAPAAVLMAQPPRGGSPVADSAGGVRLGDRQVVLPLEPVDALAGTSLADALDGDRRVVLTLDGVAADHPPCETFAVFLGGDTADTDTSGPAFVGHPVFFGAAARPGHGAAGDGRSFHFDVTGNLAALRAAGSASGRDVPAVRIVPGRGAVHEAAAPRIGAVRLTVV, encoded by the coding sequence ATGACTGTCTCCCGGCGTTCCCTCCTCCTCGCGGGCGGCGCCGCCGCCCTGGGCGCGGGGCTGCCGCGCGCGTCCGTCGCCGTATCCGGTGAGACGCCCCTGCGCCGCGACGTGGCGACCCTGATCGACCCCGCCACGGGCGCCTGGGACCCCGCGCTCCACTGGTACGCGAAGGCCGTCGGCTGGATGAAGCGGCAGCCCGTGGACCGGTGGGACTCGTGGCTCTTCCAGGCGTACACGCACGGCAAGCCCGAGGCCGCGCCGGACGACCCGCCGGAGTGGCGCCAGTGCCCGCACGGCAGCCCGCTCTTCCTGCCGTGGCACCGCTGGTACGTCCTCCGCTTCGAGCGGATCGTGCGGCGCGTCATCGTGGAGGAGTTCGGCCGCGACGACCAGGCGGCGTGGGCGCTGCCCTACTGGAACTACGCCCACCTCGGCCCGGACGGCGACCCCGGCGGCTCGGCCGGGTCCCGCCGTGTGCCGCTCGCCTTCCGGCAGCCGTACCTCCCCGCCGCCCACGGGGACGCGCCGGAACCCAACCCCCTCCACCTCCCGTCCGGCGACCCGGCGGGCCGGTGCCTCCGCGACGACGAGGCCATGGGGTGGGACATCGTCGCACCGGACCGGGCGATGGCGGAGCCCGCCTTCGGCCCGGACGAGGAGGGCACGGACCCGCGCGCCGGCTTCTCCGCCACGCTGGAGCTGTACCCGCACGGCCTCGTGCACGACGCGGTGGGCGGGCTGCTGGGCGCGGTTCCGACAGCCGCGCAGGACCCCCTCTTCTGGCTCCACCACGCCAACGTCGACCGCCTCTGGGCCGCGTGGCTCGCCCGGCCGGGCCACACCCTTCCCGAGGGGCAGCACTGGCCGGGGGAGCGGCCGGACCACACGGGCGGGACGGGGCGCCTGCCGTATCTGCTGCGGGACGAGTACGGCCGGCGGCACCTCCTCACCGGTCCCGTCTTCGCCTTCCCCGACGACGCCTACCGCTACGACTCGCTGACCGACGGCACGGGCACGGGCGCCGCACCCGCCGCCGTGCTCATGGCGCAGCCGCCGCGCGGCGGCAGCCCGGTGGCCGACTCGGCCGGCGGCGTGCGGCTCGGCGACCGGCAGGTCGTCCTCCCCCTCGAACCGGTGGACGCACTCGCAGGGACGTCCCTCGCGGACGCGCTGGACGGCGACCGCCGCGTCGTCCTCACGCTCGACGGCGTCGCGGCGGACCACCCGCCGTGCGAGACGTTCGCGGTGTTCCTGGGCGGCGACACGGCGGACACCGACACCTCGGGACCGGCGTTCGTCGGCCACCCGGTGTTCTTCGGGGCGGCGGCGCGGCCGGGGCACGGGGCGGCGGGCGACGGTAGATCGTTCCACTTCGACGTGACGGGGAACCTGGCGGCGCTGCGGGCCGCCGGCTCCGCGAGCGGCCGGGACGTGCCGGCGGTGCGGATCGTGCCGGGGCGCGGGGCCGTGCACGAGGCGGCCGCCCCGCGCATCGGAGCGGTACGCCTCACCGTCGTCTGA
- a CDS encoding TetR/AcrR family transcriptional regulator — MEPTGRRGRPRSEAADARILDAALELLLDRGYDRLSVDEVALRAGVAKTTLYRRWPTKDHLIVAVVARRQDVVPVEYSGDVRADLTRYLGEIVTGLHQMRQAGRPATSGDASAGLVAEVAAAAARHADVGAAVQAMFHRRNALVLTLLERARENGELRADVEPEVLFDQLAGALYYRLLVTGRPLDASYVDRLVACALRGASA; from the coding sequence GTGGAACCAACTGGGCGACGCGGGCGACCGCGGTCCGAAGCGGCTGACGCCCGCATCCTCGACGCGGCGCTGGAGTTGCTGCTCGATCGCGGTTATGACCGGCTCTCGGTCGACGAGGTCGCCCTGCGGGCCGGGGTCGCCAAGACCACGCTGTACCGGAGATGGCCCACCAAGGACCACCTGATCGTCGCCGTGGTCGCGCGGCGCCAAGACGTCGTGCCGGTGGAGTACAGCGGGGACGTCCGTGCGGATCTCACCCGCTATCTGGGCGAGATCGTCACCGGCCTCCACCAGATGCGGCAGGCGGGCCGCCCCGCCACGTCGGGCGACGCCTCCGCGGGCCTGGTCGCGGAGGTCGCCGCGGCGGCCGCCCGCCACGCCGACGTCGGGGCAGCGGTCCAGGCGATGTTCCACCGCCGTAACGCTCTGGTGCTGACGCTGCTCGAACGCGCCCGCGAAAACGGAGAGCTGCGTGCCGACGTCGAGCCCGAGGTCCTGTTCGACCAGCTCGCCGGCGCCCTGTACTACCGGCTGCTCGTCACCGGCCGCCCCCTCGACGCGTCGTACGTCGACCGTCTGGTCGCCTGCGCACTGCGCGGCGCGTCCGCCTGA
- the fxsT gene encoding FxSxx-COOH system tetratricopeptide repeat protein produces MTPPLWRRGRRAEAPAPSPEAGLTVAKKAVAVVGDTTDSAIGPHASVTKVVHQYVLPPRAEVTWPVRLGSVPQEAAAFQHRAEVQQRIDRARERSGTVVLTQVLRGGGGVGKSQLAAHYARLADREGTELIVWVDAAETEQVVAAYARAAHHLAVPGALGEDAEADAHAFREWLAATDRSWLIVLDDLSDPAAVAPWWPPTAPGRLGRVLATTRRRDAALSGGGRAVVDIDVYSTAEALAYLRRRLAEEDAEHLLDEDAGVLVEDLGRLPLALAHAAAYLVNEAVTCGDYRHRLSDSGTRLDALMPTAGDGYPREVGAALLLSLEAAAAADSAGLALPTLVLTALLDPAGHPEALWRTEAVLLSLTDFRAALGEERGVTADEARATLRLLHTYSLITHEPRAGDRAVRIHAMTARAVRDTLSDSVLNAAAQDAANALLELWPEEHEPDWALVDVLRANAGALAFHAGDALWDTGAEGGHAVLFLVGRSLREVGQFTAAIDHWSRAIDTANRILGAEHPDVGVLRTNLAVAYSQAGRTDEAIQLGVHILAARERTLPPDHPDTLLARANLAATYSQAGRADQAARMEEQVLAARERTLPPDHPDTLLARANLAVSYNAMGRTDEAIRLEEQVLAVRERTLPPDHPDTLHARANLAAFYNEMGGTDEAIRIGEHVLAVRERTLPPDHPDTLLTCINLAFSYNRAGRADEAVRIGEHVLAVRERTLPPDHPDILIARANLAASYAETGRTDQAIPMEEQVLAARERTLPPGHPDTLIARANLAASYWQVNRTEEALVLLAEAVADSERVLGSEHPDTVGRRELLAQWRAETGGGE; encoded by the coding sequence ATGACACCGCCGCTGTGGCGTCGCGGTCGCCGCGCCGAAGCCCCCGCGCCCTCTCCCGAGGCCGGTCTCACGGTGGCGAAGAAGGCCGTCGCGGTGGTCGGGGACACGACGGATTCCGCCATCGGCCCCCACGCGAGCGTCACCAAGGTCGTGCACCAGTACGTCCTGCCGCCGCGCGCCGAGGTGACGTGGCCGGTCCGGCTCGGTTCCGTGCCGCAGGAGGCCGCCGCGTTCCAGCACCGGGCCGAGGTCCAGCAGCGGATCGACCGGGCGCGGGAGCGCAGCGGCACCGTCGTCCTGACGCAGGTGCTGCGCGGCGGGGGCGGCGTCGGCAAGTCGCAGCTCGCCGCCCACTACGCCCGCCTCGCCGACCGCGAGGGGACCGAGCTGATCGTGTGGGTGGACGCGGCCGAGACCGAACAGGTCGTCGCCGCGTATGCCCGTGCCGCCCATCACCTGGCCGTTCCGGGGGCACTGGGCGAGGACGCCGAGGCCGACGCCCACGCCTTCCGTGAGTGGCTGGCCGCGACGGACCGGTCGTGGCTGATCGTGCTGGACGACCTCAGCGACCCCGCCGCCGTCGCCCCGTGGTGGCCGCCCACCGCGCCCGGGAGGCTGGGCCGCGTCCTGGCGACGACCCGCCGCCGGGACGCCGCGCTGTCCGGCGGGGGCCGGGCGGTCGTCGACATCGACGTCTACTCGACCGCCGAGGCCCTCGCCTATCTCCGCAGGCGACTCGCGGAGGAGGACGCGGAGCACCTGCTGGACGAGGACGCGGGCGTCCTGGTGGAGGACCTGGGACGGCTGCCGCTGGCCCTCGCGCACGCGGCGGCCTACCTGGTCAACGAGGCCGTCACCTGCGGTGATTACCGGCACAGGCTGTCGGACAGCGGCACCCGGCTCGACGCCCTGATGCCCACCGCCGGGGACGGCTACCCGCGCGAGGTCGGCGCGGCGCTGCTGCTGTCACTGGAGGCGGCCGCCGCCGCCGATTCGGCCGGACTCGCCCTCCCGACGCTGGTCCTGACCGCTCTCCTCGACCCGGCGGGACACCCGGAGGCACTCTGGCGGACCGAAGCCGTACTTCTCTCCCTGACGGACTTCCGTGCGGCGTTGGGCGAGGAGCGCGGGGTGACAGCGGACGAGGCACGGGCGACACTACGGCTCCTGCACACCTACAGCCTCATCACGCACGAGCCCCGGGCCGGTGACCGGGCCGTACGCATCCACGCCATGACGGCCCGCGCGGTGCGCGACACGCTGTCCGATTCGGTGCTCAACGCGGCGGCCCAGGACGCCGCGAATGCCCTCCTGGAGCTGTGGCCGGAAGAGCATGAGCCCGACTGGGCCCTCGTCGATGTGCTGCGAGCCAACGCCGGCGCGCTCGCGTTCCATGCCGGCGACGCCCTGTGGGACACCGGCGCGGAGGGCGGCCACGCTGTTCTGTTCCTGGTGGGCCGGAGCCTGAGGGAAGTCGGACAGTTCACCGCCGCGATCGATCACTGGTCACGCGCCATCGACACGGCGAACCGGATCCTGGGTGCGGAACATCCTGACGTCGGCGTCCTGCGCACCAACCTCGCCGTCGCCTACAGCCAGGCCGGCCGCACCGACGAGGCCATCCAGTTGGGGGTACATATCCTGGCCGCCCGCGAACGCACCCTCCCACCCGACCACCCCGACACCCTCCTCGCCCGCGCCAACCTCGCCGCCACCTACAGCCAGGCAGGCCGCGCCGACCAAGCCGCGCGGATGGAGGAACAGGTCCTCGCCGCCCGCGAACGCACCCTCCCACCCGACCACCCCGACACCCTCCTCGCCCGCGCCAACCTCGCCGTCTCCTACAACGCAATGGGCCGCACCGACGAGGCCATCCGGCTGGAGGAACAGGTCCTGGCCGTCCGCGAACGCACCCTCCCGCCCGACCACCCCGACACCCTCCATGCACGCGCCAACCTCGCCGCCTTTTACAACGAAATGGGCGGCACCGACGAGGCCATCCGCATCGGGGAACACGTCCTGGCCGTCCGCGAACGCACCCTCCCGCCCGACCACCCAGACACCCTCCTCACGTGCATCAACCTGGCGTTCTCCTACAACCGGGCGGGCCGCGCCGATGAGGCCGTCCGCATCGGGGAACACGTTCTGGCCGTCCGCGAACGCACCCTGCCGCCCGACCACCCCGACATCCTCATCGCACGCGCCAACCTCGCCGCCTCCTACGCCGAGACGGGCCGCACCGACCAAGCCATCCCGATGGAGGAACAGGTCCTCGCCGCCCGCGAACGCACCCTCCCACCCGGCCACCCCGACACCCTCATCGCACGCGCCAACCTCGCCGCCTCCTACTGGCAGGTGAATCGCACCGAGGAGGCCCTTGTCCTTCTCGCAGAGGCAGTGGCCGACTCGGAGCGTGTGCTCGGGTCGGAGCACCCCGATACGGTCGGCAGGCGGGAGCTGTTGGCTCAGTGGCGGGCGGAGACCGGCGGGGGCGAGTGA
- a CDS encoding sigma-70 family RNA polymerase sigma factor, translated as MSENFSLADRFDAERSALRAVGYRMLGSLAEAEDAVQEAWFRLSRTDVGDVKNLGAWLTTVVGRICLDMLRSRASRREDPLPEQDGSVRLPDPVVTALARVDPEQEVLVADSVGIALMIVLETLSPDERLAFVLHDMFDVPFDDIAPVLGRTTASTRQLASRARRRVQGATPAADTDNARKRDVVDAFLTASRGGDFDALVSVLHPDVVVRSDGGTLIPSLMRRGAGDVASQAITYARFAADARLVLVNGTPGVVSFAEGRPLSVMSFTIQDGLVTGIDILTDPDRLSTLDLTA; from the coding sequence GTGAGCGAAAACTTTTCTCTGGCCGACCGTTTCGACGCGGAACGGTCCGCGCTCCGGGCGGTGGGATACCGCATGCTCGGCTCGCTCGCCGAGGCGGAGGACGCCGTTCAGGAAGCGTGGTTCAGGCTCAGCCGCACCGATGTGGGTGACGTGAAGAACCTGGGTGCCTGGCTGACCACGGTCGTGGGCCGGATATGCCTGGACATGCTGCGCTCGCGTGCGTCACGGCGTGAGGACCCGCTGCCCGAGCAGGACGGGTCGGTCCGGCTCCCGGACCCGGTGGTCACCGCGCTGGCCCGCGTCGACCCCGAACAGGAGGTCCTGGTCGCGGACTCGGTGGGCATCGCGCTCATGATCGTGCTGGAGACGCTGTCCCCGGACGAACGGCTCGCCTTCGTCCTGCACGACATGTTCGACGTGCCCTTCGACGACATCGCTCCCGTCCTCGGCCGGACCACGGCCTCCACCCGGCAGCTCGCCAGCCGCGCCCGCCGCCGGGTCCAGGGCGCCACCCCGGCGGCCGACACGGACAACGCCCGCAAACGCGACGTCGTGGACGCCTTCCTGACCGCCTCCCGCGGCGGCGACTTCGACGCGCTCGTGTCGGTCCTGCACCCCGACGTGGTCGTGCGTTCCGACGGCGGCACGCTCATCCCGAGTCTCATGCGGCGCGGCGCGGGCGACGTGGCGTCCCAGGCGATCACCTACGCCCGCTTCGCGGCGGACGCGCGTCTGGTGCTGGTCAACGGCACGCCCGGTGTTGTGTCGTTCGCCGAGGGCCGGCCCCTGTCCGTCATGTCGTTCACCATCCAGGACGGCCTCGTCACGGGGATCGACATCCTGACCGACCCCGACCGCCTGTCCACGCTCGACCTGACCGCCTGA
- a CDS encoding carboxymuconolactone decarboxylase family protein translates to MNAVATAAARMKNPALVLPDAMKGIQNIYKAMYQGGVSPQTLELVHLRASQINGCSACVFAGITGAKEHGETDERLHAVAAWREAPFFTDEERAALALTEAATRIADRSGKAVPDDVWNEAADHFTEEQLSAIILMIGLTNFFNRINTTIEEPAGATW, encoded by the coding sequence ATGAACGCCGTCGCCACCGCCGCCGCCCGGATGAAGAACCCCGCGCTCGTCCTCCCGGACGCCATGAAGGGCATCCAGAACATCTACAAGGCCATGTACCAGGGCGGCGTCTCCCCGCAGACCCTGGAGCTGGTCCACCTGCGGGCCAGCCAGATCAACGGGTGCAGCGCCTGCGTGTTCGCCGGTATCACGGGCGCGAAGGAGCACGGCGAGACCGACGAACGCCTGCACGCCGTGGCCGCCTGGCGCGAGGCGCCGTTCTTCACCGACGAGGAGCGCGCGGCCCTGGCCCTGACGGAGGCCGCCACCCGGATCGCCGACCGCTCCGGCAAGGCCGTCCCCGACGACGTGTGGAACGAGGCCGCCGACCACTTCACCGAGGAGCAGCTCTCCGCGATCATCCTGATGATCGGCCTCACCAACTTCTTCAACCGCATCAACACGACGATCGAGGAGCCCGCCGGCGCCACCTGGTGA
- a CDS encoding DUF6415 family natural product biosynthesis protein: MTNLDHEAMRRDIRRARELYTAQRDDVALTAVTDRLRTHLRTLIPLFSALLPSDQGEAERVEAAVESAQYLLAVEPAPGVLARLVHMQLLSDAVSALSARLRTEGGAIAMRRSRELTACPDPVQERGPGSRGITGLEGSVGEDSGGAEGES, encoded by the coding sequence TTGACGAACCTCGACCACGAGGCGATGCGGCGGGATATCCGCCGTGCGCGCGAGTTGTATACCGCCCAGAGAGACGACGTGGCGCTCACAGCAGTCACGGACCGACTCCGGACACATCTCAGGACGCTGATTCCGCTGTTCTCCGCGCTTTTGCCGAGCGACCAGGGCGAGGCCGAACGCGTTGAGGCCGCTGTTGAGTCTGCGCAGTACCTGTTGGCGGTGGAGCCCGCGCCCGGGGTGTTGGCGCGGTTGGTGCACATGCAGCTCTTGTCGGATGCCGTGTCTGCTTTGAGCGCACGTCTGCGAACCGAGGGAGGCGCTATTGCGATGCGCCGGAGCCGAGAACTCACAGCTTGCCCCGATCCGGTACAGGAAAGGGGGCCGGGGAGCAGGGGCATCACCGGTCTTGAGGGGTCGGTCGGTGAGGACTCGGGCGGGGCGGAGGGTGAGTCGTGA
- a CDS encoding helix-turn-helix transcriptional regulator, giving the protein MHSADAPTAVGEVIAVQRKARGWGQQRLADRAKISKSLLSKIEVGDRACRPAVAAAIASALGIPLPVLHGQPYAESPGPELIDALRSAVRRHRHPRITDVRPDTLTADVAAASAMRASTDYAHLLPVLPDLIGRAVAHAHDTGDPEAWQLLVDAYGCAFTIAHRLGYPDLADVVAARQEWAASQTWAPVAQMAAAWSEAGTFQSAGDYLEGLAVTDRALTTWAASGRDSVAALVAAGSLHLRAVTLASRARDDGTTQHHLRHAQRLAERLPGKDRHRHNLTFGPGNTVLHELATHIELERPRRAVAMAGRLVTSPPAGLAPTRVGHLHIDAARAHLAAGDRDAALTSLMRAREAAPQMTRIHPMAREVLRVLVSLHRRSKPELTVLAKWAGLIET; this is encoded by the coding sequence ATGCACAGTGCTGACGCGCCCACGGCTGTCGGTGAAGTCATCGCCGTCCAGCGGAAGGCGCGCGGTTGGGGGCAGCAGAGGCTTGCCGACCGCGCGAAGATCTCCAAGTCCCTGCTGAGCAAGATCGAGGTCGGCGACCGGGCCTGCCGGCCGGCCGTGGCGGCGGCCATCGCCTCGGCGCTCGGCATCCCGCTGCCCGTTCTCCACGGACAGCCCTATGCCGAATCCCCCGGCCCCGAACTCATCGACGCCCTCCGGTCGGCCGTGCGCAGGCACCGCCATCCACGGATCACCGACGTCCGGCCCGACACCCTCACGGCCGACGTCGCCGCCGCCTCGGCCATGCGGGCGTCCACCGACTACGCCCACCTGCTCCCCGTGCTCCCCGACCTGATCGGCCGGGCCGTGGCCCACGCGCACGACACCGGTGACCCGGAGGCGTGGCAGTTGCTCGTGGACGCCTACGGGTGCGCGTTCACCATCGCCCACCGCCTCGGCTACCCGGACCTCGCGGACGTCGTGGCGGCGCGGCAGGAGTGGGCGGCCTCCCAGACCTGGGCGCCGGTCGCGCAGATGGCCGCCGCCTGGAGCGAGGCGGGCACCTTCCAGTCCGCCGGCGACTACCTGGAAGGTCTCGCGGTCACCGACCGTGCCCTCACCACGTGGGCGGCCTCGGGCCGTGACAGCGTGGCCGCACTCGTCGCCGCCGGCAGTCTCCACCTGCGCGCCGTCACCCTGGCGTCCCGCGCACGGGACGACGGCACGACACAGCACCACCTGCGCCACGCCCAGCGACTCGCCGAACGCCTCCCCGGCAAGGACCGTCACCGGCACAACCTCACGTTCGGGCCGGGCAACACGGTCCTGCACGAGCTGGCCACGCACATCGAACTGGAGCGCCCCCGCCGGGCGGTGGCGATGGCCGGCCGCCTCGTCACGTCGCCGCCCGCCGGACTGGCACCCACGCGGGTGGGCCACCTCCACATCGACGCCGCACGGGCGCACCTGGCCGCCGGCGACCGGGACGCGGCCCTGACCTCCCTCATGCGCGCCAGGGAAGCAGCACCGCAGATGACCCGCATCCACCCCATGGCACGTGAGGTCCTGCGAGTGCTCGTGTCGCTGCACCGCCGGTCCAAGCCGGAGTTGACCGTCCTGGCGAAGTGGGCCGGGCTCATCGAGACGTGA